The following are encoded in a window of Phaseolus vulgaris cultivar G19833 chromosome 3, P. vulgaris v2.0, whole genome shotgun sequence genomic DNA:
- the LOC137805668 gene encoding protein MAINTENANCE OF MERISTEMS-like, whose protein sequence is MAKTRGGGSQGHDRTRPTASVRRRDRGVVEERIGDVNIDNDNQQELHDDRQMDQGEGFPGGPSDMSLLVNFADHVAVKLWDGEDRGELKLVSHGRKLCKFGMPHAEIEVLIQNYGLFSLCNISYEVGDRGLISAFVERWHAETNSFHLPIGEMTITLDDVSSLLHLPILGQFPTYVPLEYNGAATILTELLGVEETRGKAEMRQCRGVNVRLSWLRDIYAECCAQEAWECAARAYLLHVVGCTIFADKSATYVSVSYLLLFNNLRMCGGYAWGAAALTHVYEQLKDVSYFNTKQLGSYVTLVQAWIYEHFSGMGRRDINPSYDEVHPRVARYIVAHQICAVGDVRVQLDGLTHDDVIWTPYEDHRLSRPFETIYLFSGHLRLGSLSQRHMPERVLRQFGYEQSIPPSPMPTESPGAHVIDQRWLQFDHYLVTGLTAASSPSACVPEYMSWFRTVSHPYIRRGELGDRPSVVPRRHLRSPNAEQAGLSSQDERAHSGIFRRIVSILQRMIDCRQVTKGTDAYESTEAALHLAQSVTDDGAVYTRRSRNVRGRR, encoded by the exons ATGGCTAAAACAAGAGGTGGTGGATCTCAAGGTCATGATCGAACAAGACCAACGGCATCTGTCCGTAGAAGAGATCGAGGTGTTGTGGAGGAAAGAATTGGTGATGTTAATATTGATAATGACAATCAACAAGAATTACATGATGATAGGCAAATGGACCAGGGAGAAGGGTTTCCTGGAGGACCTTCTGATATGTCTTTGCTGGTAAATTTTGCTGACCATGTTGCTGTTAAGCTTTGGGATGGTGAG GATCGGGGAGAACTTAAATTGGTATCCCACGGTaggaaattatgtaaatttggGATGCCTCATGCTGAGATTGAAGTTCTTATACAAAATTATGGATTATTTAGTCTGTGCAATATAAGCTATGAGGTGGGGGACAGGGGGTTGATTTCAGCCTTTGTTGAAAGGTGGCATGCTGAGACAAACTCCTTCCACCTTCCTATAGGTGAGATGACCATCACACTTGATGATGTGTCATCTCTTTTACACCTCCCCATTTTGGGTCAATTCCCTACGTATGTGCCCTTAGAGTACAACGGAGCTGCAACTATTTTAACTGAGTTATTAGGGGTGGAGGAGACTCGTGGGAAGGCTGAAATGAGGCAGTGTCGAGGCGTCAACGTACGATTGAGTTGGCTTCGAGATATATATGCGGAATGTTGCGCTCAAGAGGCTTGGGAGTGTGCTGCTAGAGCTTACTTGTTGCATGTGGTTGGATGCACTATTTTTGCAGATAAAAGTGCCACATATGTATCTGTTTCGTACTTGTTGTTATTCAACAATCTTCGTATGTGCGGTGGATACGCATGGGGAGCAGCAGCACTTACACATGTATATGAGCAGTTGAAGGATGTCTCCTACTTTAACACAAAGCAGTTGGGCAGTTATGTGACACTTGTTCAG GCATGGATTTATGAGCACTTCTCGGGCATGGGAAGAAGGGATATTAATCCCTCATATGACGAGGTACATCCACGGGTAGCACGATACATTGTTGCCCATCAGATTTGTGCGGTTGGTGATGTGCGGGTGCAGTTGGATGGGCTCACACACGATGACGTCATCTGGACTCCATATGAGGACCACAGATTGAGCAGGCCATTTGAGACCATTTATTTATTCTCGGGTCACCTACGATTGGGCAGCTTATCACAGAGACATATGCCCGAGCGTGTGTTGCGCCAATTTGGCTACGAGCAGAGCATTCCACCATCACCGATGCCGACTGAGAGTCCTGGTGCACATGTCATTGATCAAAGGTGGTTGCAATTTGATCACTACTTGGTGACAGGTTTAACAGCTGCTTCTAGTCCATCTGCATGTGTTCCTGAGTACATGTCTTGGTTCAGGACGGTGTCACACCCATACATTCGCAGAGGTGAGCTTGGAGATCGACCCAGTGTTGTACCACGTCGTCACCTTCGTAGTCCAAATGCTGAGCAGGCAGGTCTCTCGTCTCAAGATGAGCGTGCACATtcg GGTATATTTAGGCGCATTGTTAGTATTCTCCAACGCATGATAGATTGTCGTCAGGTCACTAAAGGCACTGACGCATATGAGAGTACAGAGGCAGCACTGCATTTAGCCCAAAGCGTGACAGATGATGGGGCGGTGTACACTAGACGATCACGTAATGTTCGTGGACGTCgttga